The following coding sequences lie in one Plasmodium sp. gorilla clade G2 genome assembly, chromosome: 11 genomic window:
- a CDS encoding transcription factor with AP2 domain(s), whose amino-acid sequence MMSDANKRQLRTRRKKTMNSLYYNSDYSNDISIEDSKSRLSGGKKSEGSSSKSKDVTSSYNTKKYSLNNKNHKHSKNIMYHKNIIYSDEYMNNINEDNEEINENHLYDENNDNNMNDDMNENNIIDDDENENTNLVNIDDENMNDDNNNENNDNIEDMTNDMNNNISHNNIINNDNSYNNQIDNTFLNINNKRKDEEHINNDDEYIHKSRDKKKSGSLVHIKNENTNKFDHNNKNKKDSVSANGSNKNNSNTSSSNNRSRHVPNNNEINYAKMAEKLPHVVGVRFDKSQNRWLSGICINGRCINRYFPVYKFGFEEARRLAIQHRKNFETANVGHLKKQQGEAKTSHLNLLNLNSQLPNDFKDIQGKNKLIFKYLSYDSIQKEWVVTYDYDNKVLVNKFPVDIYGYNNAYEMAVHCINKLNICNQEKLCKNINKQENSRGLQGDLLNNFNDNNNMNDNNNNNNILDNNNLIDNNNNNSYDNNNLNLYNNSSEHNNMCEDLSSFKIRKNKISKLINSAQANFLMNNQKSELPLNDILNNENIMNNLIHEKQKSNINNNNINKKLEELENMRKEDTMFLNDSSSYLSANDIKLLNGIKRLKTDNSPFNKQDDEFLLNYKNLNKYSSTMQNNNNYDILNDSNYNILQNEGMFSLNDKKGINNKDVSKNKNNTNNNYFKPFHDEAENNIYQLLNGKYLTNEDKSVHINLLNSVMKQSTMNKLSNEDDPFEKREKKRKSKNNMLEQKGDDQIMNMNKRIDNNLVNNNNINAFNNNNNNNNNSNNNISNNNGIPFGDENFDALSFDDYRKRISSKKNNYSNIGDNEKYKKLANGFLDDGEVLSKNLNELKMYHLAGKKEKDNNMNSMNNILYNNKNNMKYYTHNEHHKNEEIKRNQLNENINHENMLNLNQMIRNILNNNSVDNNEKIIKGINILKNMTMNEKFNLINFNNHCMNYSYNNMMKKENYIKNIYKIINKGSEDSINYDEYLTVKLDVDDSEEKDQNGETNKKYNTSEAYNEGKINKKQKKKKKMKQNKLDENITVNNEMIGEGDNDKIEDTNKNDDMSNNSEDTNRDIISGEKNSNDSDEKEEEDKEEEKEKERDDYNENIYNNMNTDNNTSNSNDDNEQIINKEINTSINEFNDIAFQLCPWKKGIQWNLLKKMWTCKLWDNKGNEITKNIHIKKKEGIDIGYKYSIKIRSNSFIFYLSKELNKFPHIPEISYDLQNLHFVVSYKDNEKKIYSFEDGIYKSFIDCMEYLNKQKREYNENIYDISNFIKEKNNLELDDIYKELNYFEYNRNVLSNICEETKIAYSIKPWLRGIIWEDKLKKWIVFFKDKNENMRISFFSISDYNDDVIMSYNKACEYFSQVKESNNFDSNSEEFAQSIKNVIKNIQFDKIIEQQNEATMNDHKKGNLQEQNDIQTNYYNKVTQGNVGENNNDNEAENGMGSQNALNVNENHVNNVHILRSPEVLYNTGEKQTNHFLKENNISNEHKNMETFYNENSYYNDDIAFLNYADCNDTLISKGMPQYLSLSSKKRKKKRTTEDIYKSKLDVLSYPNNELYSNVKKENYDENILENNGKYGNKKIEQEYLSCNENNINNNTYNNNNNNDYTNDDNHSSKVYSSDCEKGTNNNRKNEDTYDQDNNEYFYNKDKLLFDNDNGRIPRDIKKEPNNINNEYNLDQLNVDDIKNINNNHHNINNSIINGPSSDGETIILSQYNKNDDEEDDGNNTDNSKILRSFEKCSNQNSVSINKSNEKLENILEGGVNMRLPKSEILNQASRLPKLQGMFFDKRRNYWTVSVCGFRKSFGVRTRGVYQAYKLAAEFRNRILENNKGKYYPQRSTSMSSNYKYNTKTGSIIIKDEKLNYSNISEMTSLDDDYDQKKKKGSFSSNNNINNIDKELYSLNDKESNSSGLYYSFNVKGKTSSNIYDYFLDKKDNDYFASNNINNNSNNDTNNNNNNINNDSKGLPNNSCYDDHYNNIENQEEEEEGEDVERWNNKNNDNKMKNGNNTFGQLKYDSALESNLINFINEVGSSDFLKDTKINNNNNNNNNNNNNHIGVNKMSQHINNNISNSNTLNNSLNIQNISSSNSAISNNGVINNYSPTHIYEVDNLNNSQDYYLKNEEIKNELNKIEDNKNKKDISSTNSMLKHFMNDDILINNKVNQQTFFDSHNNYNKLGNKHMKTSAYTESSLGLSFRKNGYINDCDLVNNNNNNNNNNNNNNNNNNNNNNSNNINNVNIKDNDAILNKLISSNHDSKDNNNNNVKDKNREETNKSTYNNNNNNNDRSIGSYVNNLGVIEGRSENNKGTDENTKTFNNNKTLNNYEPENKSYNYTPVIDETLEERDVRINREVSKCKFVDGLIYDEANKCFRIKINGYRKAYSVIRRGVKEAYKLSIESIEQIKRQTQMNTFNNNEQPQVNTNNMTQLYNSSSENSRHGSCYNYQHNNKSKLENSNDNPEEKYDHINNMSNIGHENKQRAEESLFPMLNVDDKYYELLKTSIIICLNDILMNCIPQVFHLYKNINMSNDIKLEDILCNERKRKEQSLKYHIEYTQNAVGVSSLIPYLKLFSTEILNNVLPSAQSLEIQRLIIHSLDIQTYNTLY is encoded by the exons ATGATGAGTGACGCAAACAAAAGACAGCTAAgaacaagaagaaaaaaaactatGAATTcgttatattataatagtgATTATAGTAATGACATAAGTATAGAAGATTCTAAAAGTAGATTAAGTGGTGGCAAGAAAAGTGAGGGTAGTTCTAGTAAATCAAAAGATGTTACATCATCTTATAATACTAAGAAATATAGTCTTAACAATAAAAATCATAAACatagtaaaaatattatgtatcataaaaatattatttatagtgACGagtatatgaataatatcaatgaggacaatgaagaaataaatgaaaatcaTTTGTATGacgaaaataatgataataatatgaatgatgatatgaatgaaaataatataatagatgacgatgaaaatgaaaacacAAATCTTGTAAATATAGACGatgaaaatatgaatgatgataataataatgaaaataatgataatattgaaGATATGACTAATgacatgaataataatataagtcataataatattattaacaatgataattcatataataatcaaataGATAATACATttcttaatataaataataaaagaaaagatgaggaacatataaataatgatgatgaatatattcataaaagtagagataagaaaaaaagtgGATCATtagtacatataaaaaatgaaaatacaaataaattcgatcataataataaaaataaaaaagatagtGTAAGTGCAAATGGatctaataaaaataattctaaTACATCTAGTAGTAATAATCGTAGTAGACATGTACCTAATAATAACGAAATAAATTATGCAAAAATGGCTGAAAAATTACCTCATGTTGTTGGGGTTAGATTTGATAAATCACAAAATAGATGGCTATCTGGTATATGTATTAATGGTCGATGTATCAACAGATATTTCCCAGTATATAAATTTGGATTTGAAGAAGCTCGTCGGTTAGCTATTCAACATagaaaaaattttgaaaCAGCTAATGTAGGTCACTTAAAAAAACAACAGGGTGAAGCTAAAACGTCTCACTTGAATTTGTTGAACCTTAACTCGCAACTACCCAATGACTTTAAAG ATATccaaggaaaaaataaacttATTTTCAAATACCTTTCTTATGACTCCATTCAAAAAGAGTGGGTTGTAACATACGATTATGACAACAAGGTTCTCGTTAATAAATTTCCTGTAGACATATATGGATACAATAATGCCTACGAAATGGCTGTTCATTGTATCAATAAgcttaatatatgtaatcaGGAAAagttatgtaaaaatattaataagcaAGAGAATTCTAGAGGATTACAAGGTGATTTGTTAAATAATTTCAacgataataataatatgaatgataataataataataataatatacttgataataataatttgattgataataataataataattcatatgataataataatttaaatctatataataattcaagtgaacataataatatgtgtGAAGATTTGAGTTCTTTTAAAATacgtaaaaataaaataagtaaGTTAATTAATTCTGCACAAGcaaattttttaatgaatAATCAAAAATCAGAATTGCCTTTGAATGATATtcttaataatgaaaatataatgaataatcTAATTCATGAGAAACAAAAatcaaatataaacaataataatattaataagaaaTTAGAAGAATTAGAAAATATGAGAAAAGAAGATACTATGTTTTTAAATGACAGTTCTTCTTATTTAAGTGCCAACGATATAAAACTATTGAATGGTATTAAAAGATTAAAAACAGATAATTCACCTTTTAATAAACAGGATGacgaatttttattaaattataaaaatttgaataaatattcttctactatgcaaaataataataattatgatattttaaatgattcaaattataatatattacaaaatgaAGGAATGTTTtctttaaatgataaaaaagggataaataataaggatgtgtccaaaaataaaaataatacaaataataattattttaaaccTTTCCATGATGAAgcagaaaataatatatatcagtTGTTGAATGGAAAATATTTAACTAATGAGGATAAAAGTGTGCATATCAATCTTTTGAATAGTGTAATGAAGCAAAGTACTATGAACAAATTATCAAATGAAGACGATCCTTttgaaaaaagagaaaaaaaaagaaaatcaaaGAATAATATGCTTGAACAAAAAGGAGATGATCAAATTatgaatatgaataaaagGATCGATAATAACTtagttaataataataatataaatgcatttaacaacaacaataataataataataatagtaataataatattagtaataataatggtaTCCCTTTTGGTGATGAAAATTTTGATGCATTGTCATTCGATGATTATCGCAAACGTATAAGTagtaaaaagaataattattcaaatatagGAGATAACGAAAAATACAAGAAATTAGCTAACGGATTTTTAGATGATGGTGAAGTATTAtctaaaaatttaaatgaattaaaaatgtaTCATTTAGcaggaaaaaaagaaaaagataataatatgaatagtatgaataacattttatataataataaaaataatatgaagtATTATACACATAACGAACATCATAagaatgaagaaataaaaagaaatcaaCTTAATGAAAACATAAATCATGAAAATATGCTAAATTTAAATCAAATGATAAGAAATAtacttaataataatagtgtagataataatgaaaaaataataaaaggaataaatattttaaaaaatatgactatgaatgaaaaatttaatttgattaattttaataatcatTGCATGAATTATTCTTATAAcaatatgatgaaaaaggaaaattatattaaaaatatatataaaattattaataaggGTTCTGAGGATTCTATTAATTATGATGAATATTTGACAGTCAAGTTAGATGTTGACGATAGTGAAGAAAAAGATCAAAATGGAGAAACGAACAAAAAATACAATACATCAGAGGCATATAATGAaggaaaaattaataaaaaacagaagaagaaaaaaaaaatgaaacaaaataaactagatgaaaatattactgtaaataatgaaatgatAGGAGAAGGAGACAATGACAAAATTGAAGAtactaataaaaatgatgatatgtCAAATAATTCAGAAGATACAAATAGAGATATTATAAGTGgtgaaaaaaattcaaatgaTTCGGATGAAAAGGAAGAGGAAGATAAAGAGGAAGAGAAAGAGAAAGAAAGAGATGATTATAatgagaatatatataataatatgaatacagATAATAATACATCAAACAGTAATGACGATAATGaacaaataattaataaagaaataaatacgtctataaatgaatttaatGATATTGCTTTCCAATTGTGTCCTTGGAAAAAAGGTATACAATggaatttgttaaaaaaaatgtggaCGTGTAAATTATGGGATAATAAAGGAAAtgaaattacaaaaaatattcatataaaaaaaaaagaaggtaTTGATAttggatataaatatagtatAAAAATTCGATcaaattcttttattttttatctatcaaaagaattaaataaatttccACATATTCCTGAAATATCATACGACTTACAAAATCTTCATTTCGTTGTATCTTATAAagataatgaaaagaaaatctATTCCTTTGAAGATGGTATTTATAAATCATTTATAGATTGTATGGAATATctaaacaaacaaaaaagagaatataatgaaaatatttatgatatatccaattttataaaagaaaaaaataatctagaattagatgatatatataaagaattaaattatttcgAATATAATAGAAATGTATTAAGTAATATTTGTGAAGAAACAAAAATAGCATATAGTATAAAACCATGGTTAAGAGGTATTATATGGGAAgataaattgaaaaaatgGATAGTCTTttttaaagataaaaatgaaaacatgAGAATTAGCTTTTTCAGTATATCAGATTATAACGATGATGTTATTATGTCTTATAATAAAGCTTGTGAATATTTTTCACAAGTTAAAGAATCAAATAATTTTGATTCAAATTCAGAGGAATTTGCTCAATCCattaaaaatgttattaaaaatattcaatttgataaaataatagAACAACAAAACGAGGCAACTATGAATGATCACAAAAAAGGAAATTTGCAAGAACAGAATGATATACaaacaaattattataataaggtTACACAAGGAAATGTAGGAGAaaacaataatgataatgaagcAGAAAATGGTATGGGCTCTCAAAATGCCTTAAATGTAAATGAAAATCATGTGAataatgtacatatattaagAAGTCCTgaagtattatataatactggagaaaaacaaacaaaccatttcttaaaagaaaataatatttcgaATGAACACAAAAATATGGAAACATTTTATAATGAAAACtcttattataatgatgatattgCTTTTCTAAATTATGCTGATTGTAATGATACACTTATTTCAAAAGGGATGCCTcaatatttatcattatcatcaaaaaaaaggaagaaaaaaagaactactgaagatatatataaaagcaAACTTGATGTTTTATCTTATCCaaataatgaattatatagcaatgtaaaaaaagaaaattatgatgaaaatatattagagAATAATGgaaaatatggaaataaGAAAATTGAACAGGAGTATTTAAGTTgcaatgaaaataatataaataataatacttataataataataataataatgattatacaaatgatgataatcatAGTAGTAAAGTGTATTCCTCTGATTGTGAAAAGGGTACTAATAATAACAGAAAGAATGAAGATACATATGATcaagataataatgaatatttttataataaagataaattattatttgacaATGATAATGGTAGAATACCTAGAGATATTAAGAAAGAAccaaacaatataaataatgaatataatttgGATCAATTAAATGTtgatgatattaaaaatattaataataatcatcataatattaataatagtatTATTAATGGACCATCAAGTGATGGAGAAACCATAATATTGTCacaatataacaaaaatgatgatgaggAAGATGATGGAAATAATACAGataattcaaaaatattaagaaGTTTTGAAAAGTGTTCAAATCAAAATAGTGTAtctataaataaaagtaatgaGAAactagaaaatattttagagGGAGGAGTAAATATGAGATTACCAAAAAGtgaaatattaaatcaaGCTTCTAGATTACCAAAATTACAAGGTATGTTTTTTGATAAGAGAAGAAATTATTGGACTGTTAGTGTCTGTGGTTTTAGAAAATCATTTGGTGTTAGAACAAGAGGTGTATATCAAGCATATAAATTAGCAGCTGAATTTCGTAATCGTATATTAGAAAACAATAAAGGTAAATATTATCCTCAAAGAAGTACAAGTATGTCtagtaattataaatataatacaaaaactggatcaattattattaaagatgaaaaactgaattatagtaatatatCTGAAATGACATCTCTAGATGATGATTATGatcagaaaaaaaagaaaggttccttttcttctaataataatattaataatattgataaagaattatattcattaaatGACAAAGAAAGTAATAGTAGcggtttatattattcttttaatgTAAAAGGTAAAACTagttcaaatatatatgattattttttagaTAAAAAAGACAATGACTATTTCgcaagtaataatataaataataatagtaataatgatacaaataataataataataatattaataacgATTCAAAAGGTCTACCTAATAATTCATGTTATGATGATCATTATAACAATATTGAAAATCAAGAGGAAGAAGAGGAAGGGGAAGACGTTGAAAGatggaataataaaaataatgataataaaatgaaaaatggtAATAATACTTTTGGAcaattaaaatatgataGTGCGTTAGAATCAAATCTTATCAATTTTATAAACGAGGTAGGTTCATctgattttttaaaagacacaaaaattaataataataataataataataataataataataataaccatATTGGGGTAAATAAAATGAGccaacatataaataataatattagcaATAGTaatacattaaataatagcttaaatattcaaaatatttcttcTAGTAATAGTGCTATAAGTAATAATGgagttataaataattattcacctacacatatatatgaagtAGACAATCTCAATAATAGTCaagattattatttaaaaaatgaagaaataaaaaatgaattaaacaaaatagaggataataaaaataaaaaggatattTCAAGCACAAATAGTATGTTAAAACATTTTATGAATGATGATATattgataaataataaagtaaACCAACAAACTTTTTTTGATAGTCACAACAATTATAATAAGTTAGGAAACAAACATATGAAAACATCTGCTTATACAGAAAGTTCACTTGGATTAAGTTTTAGAAAAAATGGATATATTAATGATTGTGACTtagttaataataataacaataataataataataataataacaataataataataataacaataataataatagtaataatattaataacgTGAATATAAAGGACAATGATGCTATACTAAATAAATTGATATCTTCTAACCACGATAGTAaagataacaataataacaatgttaaagataaaaatagaGAAGAGACTAATAAAAgtacttataataataataacaataataatgatagatCTATCGGAAGTTATGTAAACAATCTTGGTGTAATAGAAGGTCGAAGTGAGAATAATAAAGGAACAGATGAAAACACAAaaacatttaataataataaaacattaaataattatgaaccAGAAAATAAGTCTTATAATTACACTCCAGTAATTGATGAAACTCTAGAAGAAAGAGATGTGAGAATAAATAGAGAAGTAAGCAAATGTAAATTTGTAGATGGattaatatatgatgaagctaataaatgttttagaataaaaattaatggtTATAGAAAAGCATATTCTGTTATTAGAAGAGGAGTAAAAGAAGCTTATAAATTAAGTATTGAATCTATAGAACAAATTAAAAGACAAACACAAATGAatacttttaataataatgaacagCCACAagttaatacaaataatatgacACAGTTATACAATTCAAGTTCTGAAAATTCACGACATGGATCatgttataattatcaacataataataaaagtaagtTAGAGAATTCGAATGATAATCctgaagaaaaatatgatcACATCAATAATATGAGCAATATAGGACATGAAAATAAACAG aggGCTGAAGAAAGTTTGTTTCCAATGTTAAATGTAgatgataaatattatgaacttCTTAAAACATCCATTATTATATGTCTAAACGATATACTTATGAATTGTATACCTCAAGTATTTCACCTATACAAAAATATCAATATGTCAAATGACATTAAATTAGAAGATATATTATGCAATGaaaggaaaagaaaagaacagtctttaaaatatcatattGAATATACACAAAATGCTGTAGGTGTCTCATCCCTTATACCTTACTTGAAATTATTTAGTACCGAAATTTTAAATAACGTTTTACCATCAGCACAATCCTTGGAAATACAAAGATTAATAATTCATTCGTTGGATatacaaacatataatacattatattaa
- a CDS encoding AAA family ATPase, putative has translation MCSNEERRIPLCCEICLKNEIDVSSEMIKVAAHKWLFSLGITITLGRHDPSKIVCEKLKKYCDYIVIEPAIPIKIVKEYNEGFKNYKSYKKNNNSNSTDIIEIKGNDEDLENHNNIDNKINIYNDNHIDTFDQIDNNSCEKLYPSHYSVYELNTFHDLNSCDIKCSPQDNDISNNIINNNNMYDEKRKRKKSTPLKNVDKNKKKKSLVSSLNLSQNIVHTSNFSNDLIEKEKKKNIYEESNLLFTVPIIGEKSISSVEEDPIILPNFFCVVHVVTYYKNEEHMEEKFNDASEYEEDQEQIGEKKKNDVPTYIQYILPHLRFHKLWDSLYYEENIKRDLLEYVSALMLFSTKKVDCNMINYNHLVLLYGPPGTGKTSLCKALANKICIRLSNIYTTGILIELNTHTLFSKWFSESGKQVLKLFNKIKRLISEYEENDIFICLLIDEVESLSADRKRSIESTDPSDTVRVVNTLLTQIDSLKYYHNTLILTTSNISEMIDEAFIDRVDLKQYIGLPNEECIYEIYKNCIDELIEKEIIRSSTKIPNYERAIKLTNGHKDDDKEEYNNGYTLLKCAKLSEGFSGRCLRRIPFQAYAYFCQATLRFYNCTNNNQEKVLISLEEFFIALQKAIHKETINKSKLSEQKNTKS, from the exons ATGTGTTCAAATGAAGAGAGAAGAATACCTTTATGCTGCGAAATATGTCTGAAAAATGAAATCGATGTATCGAGCGAAATGATAAAAGTAGCTGCACATAAATGGCTATTTTCTTTAGGTATTACAATAACCTTAGGAAGACATGATCCATCTAAAATTGTTtgtgaaaaattaaaaaaatattgtgaTTATATTGTTATTGAACCTGCTATACCTATAAAAATAGTTAAAGAGTACAATGAaggttttaaaaattataaaagttataaaaaaaataataattctaataGTACCGATATTATAGAGATCAAAGGAAATGATGAAGACTTAgaaaatcataataatattgataataaaattaatatatataatgataatcatATAGATACCTTCGATcaaattgataataatagttgtgaaaaattatatccaTCACACTATTCTgtatatgaattaaatacATTCCACGATTTAAATAGTTGTGATATAAAGTGTTCTCCACAAGATAatgatatatcaaataatattattaataataataatatgtatgatgAAAAacggaaaagaaaaaagagtACTCCACTAAAAAATGTAGAtaagaataagaaaaaaaaatcattagTAAGTTCCCTTAATCTTTCACAAAATATTGTACACACATCAAATTTTTCTAATGATCTAAttgagaaagaaaaaaaaaaaaatatatatgaagaatcaaatttattatttactgTACCTATTATAGGAGAAAAATCTATTTCATCTGTAGAAGAAGATCCTATAATTTTACCAAACTTTTTTTGTGTTGTACATGTAgtaacatattataaaaatgaagaacatATGGAAGAAAAATTTAATGATGCTAGTGAATATGAAGAAGATCAAGAACAAATaggagaaaagaaaaaaaatgatgtacCTACTtacatacaatatatattacctcATTTAAGATTTCATAAATTATGGGATAGTTTatattatgaagaaaatattaaaagagaTTTATTAGAATATGTATCAGCATTGATGTTATTTTCAACAAAGAAAGTAGATTGTAATATGattaattataatcatttagTCTTATTATATGGACCACCTGGAACTGGAAAAACCTCTTTATGCAAAGCCTTGGCAAATAAAATTTGTATACGTTTATcgaatatatatacaacag GGATTTTAATTGAACTTAACACACATACGTTATTTTCAAAATGGTTCAGCGAATCAGGGAAACAAGTTTTAAagttatttaataaaatcaaaAGGTTAATAAgtgaatatgaagaaaatgatatttttatttgcttACTAATAGATGAAGTAGAAAGTCTGTCAGCTGATAGAAAAAGGTCTATTGAAAGTACAGATCCTTCAGATACTGTAAGAGTAGTTAATACATTGCTTACACAAATAGATTCAttgaaatattatcataatacaTTAATATTAACCACATCAAATATTTCTG AAATGATTGATGAAGCCTTCATTGACAGAGTTGatttaaaacaatatattgGACTCCCCAATGAAGaatgtatatatgaaatatataaaaactgCATAGATGAATTG atagaaaaagaaattattcgTTCATCAACAAAAATTCCAAATTATGAACGAGCAATAAAATTAACAAAC GGCCATAAGGATGATGATAAGGAAGAATAcaa CAATGGATATACACTACTCAAATGTGCTAAACTGAGTGAAGGTTTCAGCGGAAGGTGTTTGAGAAGAATACCTTTTCAGGCTTATGCTTATTTTTGCCAAGCc ACCCTACGATTTTATAATTGCACGAATAACAATCAGGAAAAGGTCTTAATTTCTCTTGAAGAATTTTTCATAGCTCTTCAAAAAGCTATACATAAAGAAACTATAAATAAAAGCAAATTAtctgaacaaaaaaatacaaagtcataa